In the genome of bacterium, one region contains:
- a CDS encoding M24 family metallopeptidase, protein MQRACASGALHDKAFSGFSFFGASLFAAEPGTVEPPDTVYAWRCRQVLQRMDSTDLLLVASAGVKHRCGDVDYPYRQDSNMLYLCGWQQPSALLMLSRRGVNIDGKAMHTICFCKSQALGSPAYHEPQLAARCDTMLAMDRFDALFTQALSGIRTLYYSPPEPVFIQEPVTAKHFFLDREVRKALRSRCPGLTIKAAAEPINRLRQIKSDAEIHLLQKAADITAAGLREAIKSAEPGMFEYELQAVIEYAYRRFGAAGPGFPSIIGSGPNSLILHYDDNDRRMQAGEMVVMDVGAEYNGYSADITRTIPVSGVFTEGQRELYEAVLTMQKETLAMMQPGVSRRKIEEKAQEVCARELMRLGLIKKAEEAKRFLPHGVSHDIGLEVHDVSSREVLEAGMVVTLEPGLYIPADDPAIPAKYRSIGIRIEDDVLIVEGGNRVITSGLVKEVKDIEKLMKQKGLGNQPLPL, encoded by the coding sequence GTGCAGCGCGCGTGCGCTTCAGGAGCGTTACATGATAAAGCGTTTTCCGGTTTTTCTTTTTTCGGCGCGTCTCTTTTTGCCGCTGAACCGGGCACAGTGGAGCCGCCGGACACGGTTTACGCCTGGCGCTGCCGTCAGGTTCTGCAGCGAATGGACAGCACCGACCTGCTGCTGGTTGCTTCGGCCGGCGTCAAACATCGCTGCGGCGATGTCGACTATCCCTATCGGCAGGACAGCAACATGCTGTATTTATGCGGATGGCAGCAACCATCCGCCCTGCTGATGCTCAGCCGACGCGGCGTGAACATCGACGGCAAAGCGATGCACACGATTTGCTTTTGCAAAAGCCAGGCCTTGGGTTCCCCTGCCTACCACGAGCCACAGCTTGCCGCAAGATGCGACACCATGCTCGCCATGGATCGGTTTGATGCGTTATTCACCCAGGCCCTGTCCGGTATTCGCACCTTGTATTATTCGCCCCCTGAGCCGGTTTTCATTCAGGAACCGGTCACGGCGAAGCATTTTTTTCTCGATCGTGAGGTGCGGAAGGCCTTGCGCAGCCGATGCCCCGGCCTGACCATCAAGGCGGCCGCTGAACCGATCAACCGGCTGCGGCAGATCAAGAGCGATGCGGAGATTCACCTGCTGCAGAAAGCCGCGGATATTACGGCCGCCGGGCTGCGCGAAGCGATCAAGAGCGCGGAGCCGGGCATGTTCGAGTATGAACTGCAGGCGGTCATCGAATATGCGTATCGACGATTCGGCGCTGCCGGCCCCGGTTTTCCCAGCATCATCGGTTCAGGACCCAATTCGCTGATTTTGCATTACGACGACAATGACCGCCGCATGCAGGCAGGCGAAATGGTGGTGATGGATGTGGGCGCTGAATACAACGGCTATTCGGCAGACATCACCCGCACCATTCCTGTGAGCGGCGTTTTTACCGAGGGTCAGCGCGAGCTCTATGAAGCAGTGCTCACCATGCAAAAGGAGACGCTGGCGATGATGCAGCCCGGCGTCAGCCGTCGCAAGATTGAAGAAAAAGCTCAGGAGGTCTGCGCCAGGGAGTTGATGCGCCTGGGGTTGATCAAAAAGGCGGAAGAGGCCAAGCGCTTTTTGCCGCACGGGGTGAGCCATGACATCGGTCTTGAAGTACACGATGTCAGCAGCCGCGAGGTGCTCGAGGCCGGCATGGTGGTGACTCTGGAGCCGGGCTTGTACATCCCTGCTGATGATCCTGCCATTCCGGCGAAATACCGCTCCATCGGCATTCGCATCGAGGACGATGTGTTGATCGTGGAAGGCGGCAACCGGGTGATCACCTCCGGATTGGTCAAAGAGGTCAAGGATATTGAAAAGCTTATGAAGCAAAAGGGCTTGGGAAATCAGCCGCTGCCTTTATGA